In the genome of Crassaminicella thermophila, the window CCATTTCCCAATGTCCAGTAGTAGTATCTTTTCCTTCAGATTTTTCAGCAAAACGGCCATAGCATCCAATAGGATTTTCTGTTTTATTAATCCCTATCATACCATCAATATGACCAAGACCTAGTTTTTCCATATTAGGCAGATGTAATCCACCTAAAGCTTTGGAAATATTACCAATTGTATTGCTTCCAGCATCTCCATATTTTTCAGCATCTGGTAGCGCTCCCATACCAACACTATCTAATACAATCCAAATGACTCTATTAATCATAAAGCAACCTCCATTTAACAATAATTTAGTATTTTCTATTTTCAGATTTAAATCTGTCTATAGATTATATTTAACCATATCATATCGAAAAAATACGATTTTGTTAATAGTAAATTTATATGTACTTAAAAAAAATCCCTTAGATAAATTAGAATTCTTATAAATTAGAATTCTTAATAAATTAATATATAAATATTTTGAGATTTTGTCAATTAGAATTTTGAGGAATATAATTTTAGAAATTTCCATTTGCAATTTGTCGAAAAATGCGGTATACTTCTAAACATGTGAAAACGTTTCCGTTTTTAAACAATAATTTTCATAAGGAAGGTGGAAAAGAATGGAAAAATTAATAAGTTTTTTAGGTCTTGGTATTATGATAGCAATTGCATATTTGTTATCCAACAACAAAAAGGCTATCAATTGGAAATTAGTAGGTACTGGTGTAGCAATGCAATTAATCTTTGGGCTACTTATATTAAAATGGGAGCCTGGACAAAAGTTATTTAATGTTTTAAATGATTTGGTAAACAGATTATTAGATTTTACAAAAGATGGAACCGGTTTCCTGTTTGGAAATTTATTGAATGTAGATAGTTTTGGATTTATATTTGCATTACAAATTTTACCTACAATTATCTTTTTCTCAGCATTAATGGCTGTTTTATATCACATAGGAATTATGGATAAAATTATTACTTTCTTAGCAAAATTTATGGCGAAATATCTTGGTACAAGTGGAGCTGAAACTTTGTCTGCAACTGCAAATATTTTTGTAGGACAAACAGAAGCACCTCTTATTATAAAACCATTTATTAAATCAATGACAAATTCTGAGTTACTTACTGTAATGACAGGTGGAATGGCTACTGTTGCTGGTGGTGTAATGGCTGGATACGTTTCTATGGGAGTAGAAGCTGGACACTTAATTGCAGCAAGTATTATGTCTGCACCTGCAAGTTTAATTATTTCTAAGATTATGATTCCTGAAACAGAAACACCAGTAACAAAAGGAAAAGTTAAAATGGAGACAGAAAACATCGATGCAAATATCATTGATGCAGCAGCAAGAGGAACAAGCGAAGGGTTACAATTAGCTTTAAATGTTGGAGCTATGCTTTTAGCTTTCATAGCTTTAGTTGCATTAATAAATGCGATTATAGGATGGTTTGGAAGTTTAGTGGGAATGGATTATTTAAGCTTAGAGTGGATATTGGGTAGATTATTTGCGCCATTAGCATACGTTATGGGTATACCTTTAAAAGATGCTATTGAAGCTGGAAGTCTTTTAGGAC includes:
- a CDS encoding NupC/NupG family nucleoside CNT transporter, producing MEKLISFLGLGIMIAIAYLLSNNKKAINWKLVGTGVAMQLIFGLLILKWEPGQKLFNVLNDLVNRLLDFTKDGTGFLFGNLLNVDSFGFIFALQILPTIIFFSALMAVLYHIGIMDKIITFLAKFMAKYLGTSGAETLSATANIFVGQTEAPLIIKPFIKSMTNSELLTVMTGGMATVAGGVMAGYVSMGVEAGHLIAASIMSAPASLIISKIMIPETETPVTKGKVKMETENIDANIIDAAARGTSEGLQLALNVGAMLLAFIALVALINAIIGWFGSLVGMDYLSLEWILGRLFAPLAYVMGIPLKDAIEAGSLLGQKVVINEFFAYANLGELIKNNVLSHRTIVILTYALCGFANFSSIGIQVGGIGSLAPERRSDIAKLGIKSLIGGSLAAFMTATIAGILM